The Pseudomonas graminis region TTCGCGCAACATCCAGCCAAGCGGGCCCTGGAGGACGCGGAAGATGATTTCCCGTTCATAGACCGGGGCGAGGGCGGCGATCGCTTCCGGGTCGCCCATCAAGCGCAGCATTCGCACCCAGGCGTCCATCAAGTCACCCGTCATTGACGCCACTGGAAACCCGGCGTGGGGTTCGGGGCGGCTGGCAGGTTTGGGCAGATCGGCAAACAGCGTGGACAACACCGCCGGGTCCAGCGTCAGGCTGACCGCCAGATACGGCTCGCCCGTTACGGCCGGATGCACTGAACCCACCGCTGGCAGATCGATGGACATGACGAAGTAGGTGGCGGGGTCGTACCTGAGCGTCCGGTCGGCCACGGTCATGCTTTTGCTGCCCTGCAGAATCACGTTGATCATCGGGTCATACACCGCCGCCAGCAGGTGCTCGGGAATTTTGCCCTGGACCATGGCGACGCGGGGGATGCCCGTTTCGGTGCGACGGTTTTCAGCGCTGGCAGCGAGCAGTCTGAGCTCATTCAATTGTTTTTCCATGGGCAGCATGCTGAGGGCGGAGCGTCATGCCGCGCAAGGGAAAAGCAGAAACGGGCAGGTTTGGAGGAGGAACGGACACGTCCTGGAACGCTGTGATGGGTACTGTGGAGCCACGTTTGAATCACAGAGGATCACGACATGGGCGTTATCGTAATTACGGGTGGCAGCCGCGGCATTGGAGCAAGCGCAGCAGAGCATGCGGCGAGAAAGGGTATGGGTGTCATCCTGACGTACAACGCCAACCCCCAGGCAGCGGCGTCAGTCGTTGAACGCATCGAACAGGCCGGAGGGAAAGCCGTTGCGCTGAAACTCGACGTGTCCGACGTCAGCAGCTTCGAGGCGTTCCGAGCGTCCGTGGTCACGGCGCTTCACGAAACCTGGGCGACCACCACGCTGAATGGCCTGGTCAATAACGCCGGCTATGGTGTCTTCAACCCCTTGGCGACGGTCAGCGAAGCGCAGTTCGACGGGCTGTTCAATGTGCACCTCAAAGGCCCATTTTTCCTCACTCAGGCGCTACTGCCTTTACTGGCCGAAAACGCCAGCATCGTCAATCTCACCAGCGCCACGACACGAGTGGCCACTGCAGGCGTTGCACCCTACGCCGCGTTCAAGGGCGGGCTTGAAGTGTTGACCCGCTACATGGCCAAGGAATTTGGCGACAGGAGGATACGCGCCAATGCCGTATCACCGGGCGCGATTCGCACTGAACTGGGCGGCGGCCTCAACGATGAGTTCGAAGCAATGCTGGCCGCCCAGACGGCGCTTGGCAGGGTTGGCGAGCCGGAGGATGTTGCGCGTGTCATCGCCATGTTGCTGTCCGACGAAGGCGGCTGGATCAATGCTCAGACACTCGAAGTCGCCGGCGGCTACAACATCTGACCACGGGAGGGTTTTCAGAATGCTGGATCATATTTTTCTGTCAGTGAGCGACATCCCACGTTCCATCCGTTTTTACGACGCAGCGTTGAGCAAGCTGGGTATTACGGCTCGGCTGGATTACGACGGCAAGGACGGCCCGCCGGGTCATCCTGACCTCAAGGGGTTCGGCGCGAATGGCCGGGTGTTTTTCTGGCTGCGTGAGGGGGTTGTTGAAGGACGTGCTGTCCACGTCGGGTTTGTCGCCGGCAGCAAGGCTGAAGTGGACGCCGCCTACGCCGCCGCCATGGATCAAGGAGCGGTCGACAAGGGTGC contains the following coding sequences:
- a CDS encoding VOC family protein — protein: MLDHIFLSVSDIPRSIRFYDAALSKLGITARLDYDGKDGPPGHPDLKGFGANGRVFFWLREGVVEGRAVHVGFVAGSKAEVDAAYAAAMDQGAVDKGAPGARLHYDPDYYAANVLDPDGYSLEFVYKKWQHAL
- a CDS encoding SDR family NAD(P)-dependent oxidoreductase is translated as MGVIVITGGSRGIGASAAEHAARKGMGVILTYNANPQAAASVVERIEQAGGKAVALKLDVSDVSSFEAFRASVVTALHETWATTTLNGLVNNAGYGVFNPLATVSEAQFDGLFNVHLKGPFFLTQALLPLLAENASIVNLTSATTRVATAGVAPYAAFKGGLEVLTRYMAKEFGDRRIRANAVSPGAIRTELGGGLNDEFEAMLAAQTALGRVGEPEDVARVIAMLLSDEGGWINAQTLEVAGGYNI
- a CDS encoding AraC family transcriptional regulator — encoded protein: MEKQLNELRLLAASAENRRTETGIPRVAMVQGKIPEHLLAAVYDPMINVILQGSKSMTVADRTLRYDPATYFVMSIDLPAVGSVHPAVTGEPYLAVSLTLDPAVLSTLFADLPKPASRPEPHAGFPVASMTGDLMDAWVRMLRLMGDPEAIAALAPVYEREIIFRVLQGPLGWMLREIAAPDSAMARVNMAIQWIRRDFAEPLGVERLAEHASMSVSAFHRHFKAVTHLSPLQYQKRVRLLQARTLMVANARSVMAAALEVGYESATQFSRDYARVFGLPPARDASRILRDTGVVGR